The sequence ATACCGCTTTCGGCTGGCTTCAGCCCCTCTTCAGCGGCTTTACGCAAGGTCGAGAAGACGCGGGCATGGGCGTATTGGACGTAAAAGACAGGGTTATCCTTCGACGCCTCCACCACCTTGGCGAAGTCGAATTCCATCTGCGCTTCGGGCTTGCGGGTCAGCATGGTGAAGCGGACGACATCCTTGCCGACCTCATCCACCATTTCAGCAAGCGTAATGAAATTGCCTGACCTTTTGGACATTTTCAGTGGCTCGCCGTCGCGCATCAGCTGGACCATCTGGATCAACTTGACGTCAAACGGGATGGTCTTGCCCTCACCCTCCGCCAGAGCGGCAACTGCGGCCTTGATCCGCTTGACCGTGCCAGCGTGATCGGCGCCCCAGATGTTTATGAGAGCGTCTGCGCCCTCGGCTTTCTGCATGTGGTAAGCGAGGTCAGCCCCGAAATAGGTCCATTTGCCGTCGCTCTTCTTGATCGGGCGATCCTGATCATCTCCGAACTTGGTCGACCGGAACAGCGGTAGTTCAACCGGCTCCCAGTCTTCTGGCGGAGCCTTGCCCTTGGGTGCTTCCAGCACGCCATCATAAACGAGGTCCTGCTCACGCAGCCACGCCTCGGCGGCCTCTGGTTTGCGCGCAGCTTGCAGCGCCGCTTCGGAGGAAAACAGGTCATGATGGATGCCAAGCAGCGCCAGATCGGCCTTTATCAGTGCCATCATCGCCTCAACCGCCTGAGCGCGGAAGATGGCAAGCCATGCTTCTTCAGGCTCGTCGGCAAACCGGTCGCCCAGTTCACTTGCGAGCGCCTTGCCAATCGGAACCAGATAATCGCCCGGGTAAAGCCCCTCAGGAATCGCCCCGATGTCATGGCCCAACGCTTCGCGGTAACGCAGATGGACCGAACGAGCGAGCACATCGACCTGCCCGCCAGCATCATTCACGTAATATTCGCGTACAACCTTATGGCCGGCAAACTCCAGCAAACTTGCAAGCGCATCGCCCACAACCGCGCCGCGGCAATGGCCCATATGCATCGGGCCGGTTGGATTGGCGGAAACATATTCCACATTCACGCTCTGCCCGCTCCCCATATCGGAACGGCCATAATCATCGCCTTGCGCGGCGATGATCCGAATTTCATTGCGCCAAGCGGATTCGGCGATCCGCAAATTGATAAAGCCCGGTCCGGCGATTTCTGCGCTTTCGATGGTTGGAACTTTTTCAAGCTCCGCCACCAATGCTTCGGCCAAGGCGCGCGGGTTGGTTTTGGCAGGCTTTGCCAGCACCATCGCAGCATTAGTCGACAGATCGCCATGCGAGGGATCGCGTGGCGGTTCGACCGTCACGTTCTTGCGCGGCGCATTTGCAGGCAATGTACCCTCGGCCTCAAGCCGGTCTAGCGCGTCGTTAACATGAGCCGCAAAAGCAGCGTGGATTGGTAGGTGTTCAGACATGCTGCGCGCCTAGCGGTTTTCACACCGCTAGCAAAGCGCCAGTAACGTAGTCAGCGCGTTACGTTGTAAGCGAACTGCTCCTGATTGAGCTGGAAGCCCACAAGCAGTTCAAAGTTGGCGCGAGCCAGTGCAGCCCGAACTTCGGGTTTCGCGAGCGGATCAAGCGCGGCATCATCATCACCCGCCTTACGTCGGCGGGTGATTTCGCGGCGGATATCATCTGGCAAAGTGGCTGCGGCACGATCAACAAATGCGCCAGCCTTTCCGCTACCCTGAGCGCGTTCCTGACCATCAGCAAAATCGATCACGACAGTTCCAACACGCTTACTGACAACGGCCGAGTTGCCGCGCAGAACGGTCGCGAAATAGGGCAACTCAACCCGGCGAGCGCCGCGCGTATCAGTGCGGCGGGCCAGCACGTCGAACTCTGCTCCGGTGTAAACCTTCTCGCTCGTATCATCACAAGTACTGCGGACATTGGTGATCGTCGCGGTCACGTCCAAAGCTGCGGAGGTCGTCGCGCCGCCGCGGAATGTCGTAATGTCGCCAGTATAGTCAGGCACACCAACCGGCGGGCAGACCGACCGGATTGCCGTGATGCCGACACCCTCGGTCACAACCAAGTCGCCGCTCTTGGAACAAGCGGCCAGCACTGTGACCATGGCCACGGTGGAAAGGATACGGAGGGGAGCGTTCATTGGGTGGATCCTCAAGTCTTATAAGCGCCGTCAGTTCACTTAGCACTTGTCGTTTGGGGCCTCTAGCTTGGCACGATGCAAATCGCTAGGGGGGACGATATGAACGCTCCATTGCACGATAGCCCTTCCAGCGCGACCCGCCCGGCGATTACCCTGTTGATTGCGGCACCCCGTGGCTTTTGCGCTGGCGTGGACCGGGCCATCGAAATCGTCGAGCGCTCGCTCGAGCGATACGGCGCGCCCGTCTATGTCCGTCATGAAATCGTTCAC comes from Altererythrobacter sp. ZODW24 and encodes:
- the argS gene encoding arginine--tRNA ligase; translation: MSEHLPIHAAFAAHVNDALDRLEAEGTLPANAPRKNVTVEPPRDPSHGDLSTNAAMVLAKPAKTNPRALAEALVAELEKVPTIESAEIAGPGFINLRIAESAWRNEIRIIAAQGDDYGRSDMGSGQSVNVEYVSANPTGPMHMGHCRGAVVGDALASLLEFAGHKVVREYYVNDAGGQVDVLARSVHLRYREALGHDIGAIPEGLYPGDYLVPIGKALASELGDRFADEPEEAWLAIFRAQAVEAMMALIKADLALLGIHHDLFSSEAALQAARKPEAAEAWLREQDLVYDGVLEAPKGKAPPEDWEPVELPLFRSTKFGDDQDRPIKKSDGKWTYFGADLAYHMQKAEGADALINIWGADHAGTVKRIKAAVAALAEGEGKTIPFDVKLIQMVQLMRDGEPLKMSKRSGNFITLAEMVDEVGKDVVRFTMLTRKPEAQMEFDFAKVVEASKDNPVFYVQYAHARVFSTLRKAAEEGLKPAESGIDLLGSAEMAMVQQAAQFPRIVEAAAQAREPHRIAFFLYELAGAFHSYWNAGNDDPQKRFIVAQNDALTGGRLFLATQIGQVIRNGLALLGVEAVEEL